The Oryza brachyantha chromosome 6, ObraRS2, whole genome shotgun sequence region AGTAAGCACCCCCTCTGTCATAACTTATAAGTTGGCAAGAAATCCTATGCACAAAACTTTCGGGTGCTCTCACACAAACTAACAGATGCCACAAAAAAAGAGTTTCTACATGTACTTCTGGTCTttactccatatatatataaagtttcaaatttcaaGTTTAAGACTCATGCTGCAAAAATTGGAATAATGAGTTTGGTTCTAGATATTCCTTTATGATACCTAACATGTTGATGCAGGTACATGTTCAGTCAGATCCTGCTGGTCGTTTGATAGTTACTGGAGAGCCTGAGCAACTAGACAATCCTTGGGGTGTTACTCCATTCAAGAAGGTTTGCTAAGTGTTAATCATTTTGAGTTTATTTCATTGCTTTGTTTCATAAATTGAATTATTTTGGTACTCTTCAGGTTATTAGTTTGCCCTCCCGAATTGATCCTCACCAAACTTCAGCAGTTGTCACTCTCCATGGACAACTATTTGTGCGAGCACCATTTGAGCAGTCAAAGTAATGATGCTCTACAAGATGGAGCAAATATGCAAGTATGCCCCTTGTTTAGTTGTTCCCTAGAGATATCCTGCAAATTTTACATGTTCTGAGGTTATCATCTGTATGAGtataatgaaaataaaagcatGTATTATTGGTCAAAGTTTGAGATGTGCTGAGAGGATTTCAGTAAACTGATCTCATGTACTTCATCCATTTAACAATGTAAGGTTTTCTAGCATTTCCTAGATTCATGTGGACACTAATgtatctagacatatatacaaaccatATACATTGACCAGTGGTTGAATCTAGGCAAGGGTAAAAAGCTTGCAATGTAAAATGGAGGGAAGGGAGTAGAGTAGACCACATCAGTTTCTTCTGGTTGAATGCCATTAAACTGTGCTCAGTAAGCTGTACGAACTAACCCACATCCTCTCTTGCAGGATTGCGTTTACTGGTGGGTTTTATGTAATTGACTTGGGCCTAGAAGTTTGTTCATCCTGATCTTCGTTGCAAATTAGTTACTTTCTGCTGCAAGACTTCTGCGGTGCTGTCTTGTTTGTATGAATTAATTCAGTTAATTAGATGATGTAGCTCTGTATCTGGCAGTGCGTTGACTGTGATATGTAGCTTAAGTTCGAACTTCAGATTCTAGTAGTAGTTTAGAATGTTAATATCCTGATGTTCAtgatttctttcttcctttttttttcaaccaaaTAGAAGGGGATGATTTGTAGCATGTAGCTTGTAAGGTTATTCCTAATATTCAGTTCTCATACTGTTCAGAACATGAAGACAGACATATACTTGGATGTAACTGTTGCTCTGTGCACTGCTGTTGTAATTGTAGCTGTATAACTGAACTGATAAGCTGTGCGAACCGTACCTTTAAGCTGTTACATGATGGTGTCTcatttttgtttctgaaatGAGTCTCTGATCTAATTGGCTAACTGCTTACATAAAGTGAAATATGGCAGCGTTGTCGAAATGGCAGCATGAATAATGATTGGGTTGTCTTGGCCTCGGTGCCGGCAGAGGATCCAGAAGAACCGGAGCCCCTATATACTACTTGCATGGATTGCTTAATTGAATCTACGGAAGTTATATTATGGTTGACAAATGCTTTGCGGTGTTGCACTGTTTaatatatttccataattaTTGCAGAAATTTACTTTACAGTAAATTATACATTTATACTCTTGGTTACCTTTTATTATCCAACGTTCACTTTGAACCATCCTTCGatatatgttttcattttggatctgataaatttattattgctGCAGATTAGGCCACCCGAACAACTTTTAAATGTCatatttattatcattttCTGCAAATATATGCTGCATACATAGATGTGAGTTTGTCAATGTACTGAACTGATGTATTTGAAGATGTTGATATGTACTAAAAGAAATTGCTCGGGAAAtgctaaaatataacaataacaaatttatcctgtttaaagtgaaaagataaatttaaaggTGATCAAAAGTAAAAAACGATTGATAAAATATAGCCTAAAGTGTATTCGTTATATTTGCGGTATGTGTACAGCGTGCGAGTGGTTACAGGCTTCCAGGAGTAGTGTAATGGCAGTATAGTTTATGTTAGTGACAGTAAAATGAAATCACCCTTTCAGGACTCCATTAATGTGTCACAATACAAAACTTATTACAGGTCGCTAAATGTACCAGTGGATGACATACAAATGCATGATACATTCATACATATATGATATTGAAAACAATCATTAGCAATTCTGCAATTGCAACGAGCAACATGATGGGGTACACGGTTGTTATTAAACCATGATATGCTGACTCTAGTACAGTAGGAGTACGTACTGATAACGATGGACACGATCGATAAGGACACCCTCACACACTTCAATATTTGCTTCGTGGAGCAATATTGTATGGCCACTACCATGCTTGAGCCACGGCTTAAATCAGAACACGTGCTAATTTCTCATCACTACGAGATTATTTGGTTCTTCTTACGGCTtcctttttggttttttgacACCATTATCGTGGCTGCCGCCGATGGTGATCTTACGTTGGTCACTGCCTTAATTTGCCATATCTATCTTGCTTGCACCTGTGACCAGTACATATGCTTGGACCTGGCCCAGCTTTGTTGACGCTATCGCccccacctccaccgccgccgtcaccttcACCACTGCCGTCACCTGCATCTGCATTGTCCCCTCCACTGTTctccccgccgctgccgccgcctcctccaccgccgccccacgTCCCCCATCCCCGCACACTCCTCTGACGCTTCACATCGCCCACATGTCCATCCACCGTCCTGTCATCCTTCCTGAGCACcgcatcgtcgtcgccctcctcgacgccgccgtTTGACGTCGGCACAGCCGAGGCGGCTGCCTCCTCCACCAGCGCGAGCCGCAGGAGCaacgcgccggcggcgaggaagagcAGGCCGAGCCATGGAGCTCTCCTCCTCTGGCCCATCttacactagctagctagcttactCGTCTTGCCTCCTAGCTAGGTGTGAGAGCTAGCTAGGCTGCCATGTTTTTGAGGTGGCTGGCCTTGCGTATTTATAGGCTTCATGATGAGCAGAGCACCGTGGATCCATGCACTGTAACTGTATGAGCAGATGAGTGCATGTGCATGGATGGAGTCGTGTAAATCGCTTCCGCTGCAAGCGATGGTGCAAAGTAAAAGCAGTGGATTTCACGTTGTGGCCACGCACTCtgtaaatacattaaaaaaagtgaTACTTTCTGATACCTTACTGTAAaattgttcaaatatatatactgataTGTGTATAGCTCCATGATCAAATTATTAATGAACGATTAATGTGGGGGTATGGTTTCATACTCCAACTAGGATCTCCACAGTCCAATATACTACTCCATTCGATTGCTAATAAACGTCATTATTGTCTTTTGGACAtgtatttgatcattcattttatttaaaatttttgtgcaaatatgtaaaaatttaagcCATGCTCAAAGTACCTTGAACGATATACCAAatatcaacaaaataaatggtaatTACTTATgttacaaataaaatgaatggttaaatcatatgtataaatttaatgacATTATCCGTTGATAACCGGAGGCAGCAGCACAATGTGCATAGTTCAGAGTCGCTTCAACATGTCAGGAACTGAAAAGCTGTTGTGTTCTGCCGTGCAGTGGCAGCGTAAAGATTGGTTAATTATCTGGCGTATCTCAGATCGACAGATGATATGTGGGACAATTAAGTGAGGTCATAACCAAATTGGAGAACTTTCCAGATTCTGGAACGGATATAAAACCGTGGCATATATACCATagtcttaaaatatatctgTGCCTTGGAGAAAAAGCTGCAAAACTCCAGCATGggtcatcgatcgatcggtgccATCTTTGCTTCAGCAACAAGTgaaatacatgcatatatatacatacagtaTACTCTAACATAGGCTACGTACGGTAGTAGCCATTCTTCAACATCGATCAAGGACGCAAGCTGttgacacaaaaaaaaaaataacacggCAGCACCACACTGACACTAAGACCCAGTTTTCACAAAACTCGAGCTTAATTGATTACAATTAATCGGCAAAGTCAGAAATATCACGTGAGAACGGTAGAATTAATCACTGTGATCACGGCGCGCGGGCGCCGACCAGGCCATATAGCTACggctagggatgaaaacggatgGAATACGGTCGGAAACCAGCtctatcatatttattttcatatttatttttaatcgaaATCGAAATCGGAAACTCAGATATGAAAACGAAATCACATATTATTGAATACAAATACGGAGTGAATACGGATCGAAACGAATACGGTGACAAGTATTAATCGGAACATAAAAACCTCTTAAACTAAGCTTCACGTatcattgaagaaatataacttgttattttttaatataagtatataacttatcaatatttttaaatataagtaattactAATACCATAAAAAAATGTCCGTTGCGGTTATATGGTCGTGGACGCCTAGACTACTTGAAGCCAATTAATCAGAACTAGCTAAGGTTAACACTAGTTTGGCCATTGGGATGAACTTCTTTAGGTCGAGCTGATTTGATTGAATGGTTAATGCATAGGTCCAGATATTCGGAAAAAAATCCGGATACTATCCGACGGATATCCGAATCCGACGGATATCATCCATACCGTATTCGTTTCcgtatccaaaaaaaatatccgaaTCCGATTCCGAATCCAAAAATTTCCGGAACTATCGGACCGAACTATCCgaatcaaaaaataatccGTGGGGCAGAAATTATCCGAATCACTTTAACCCTAGCTACGGCGATGACGGCGTGCATGGCTGATGGCTGATCTCTGTTCGTGTGGCATCGTCGTGTTAATTCGCAGCCGTTTTGTTCGATCGATCGCTAATGGTTTTCGGTTCTGGCTGCCATTAGTGAAGGCCAGCACGGCATGCACATCAATTACTACTTAACTAATTTGCTGTATGCACAATGTCTGCGTCGTGCTGGTAGGTCGGCTACCTGAGCCAATTATTCATACATATGGATTGTGATGCTGCCAAAATTAATATCGTTGCACGCAAAGTGAAATATATAGTGTTAAGAAGAGAGTAAGGCCACTCTTAATATCATGTCATCTGAAGAGACTTGGGTTTAAGCACAGTTTCACATGGTAGCTATAGACTATGGGCTTGTTTGGAGgagtttttttgttacaacttttGAAAAGCTGCTTAGCTACCTCGaacggtccacagcttctgagaatttgtAGTTACAgtttctggaaaatgaactaaaaggCCAGAAGTTGAAGAAACTGGGTTTCAGAGTTTTTTCATATTCTCAGGAATTGACTAtatgcttctcagaatctaaagttTCACAAACATGCCCTATAGCATTGTATTGTTCAGTTGGGTTGCGAAAAATTCAGGCACAGTGAGATTTCATTTACGTTTACAAGGTATAGAAAGAAACAATGTAGTCTTAGTGGGTTTTTATTCTGTTTTCATCAAATTATATATCCAAGTATGTACCAGGTTTCATCATAGATGAAACTCATTACCTCCCTTCtcataaactttttagcaTACCATTGATTTAGCCTATTTGATATCTCAATTGATCGAAACTCATACGAGAGATGCACTGGAACGGCTAAGAGTATTTGTAATAGCTCATCCAAATTTCATCATCCATATTACTATTTGGATGACCATCCAACATAGATACTTTGTTCATATCAGTTATCACATCAGTAGAACATCTATGTAtacattattaatattttacaaccaTCTTTCATGTTGTTATtgctctcttcttttttgattgaatgttGAGAtatggagagagaggagaaagaatattcatatttagagtttctcttttcaatatgaataatactctattttttgatgatatgATAGATGATCTATTAGAGCTCATTTTCTTCTCGTGTtgtctatttttaggatagatgatAAGATATATGATTTGCTATGCTCTAACATTATGCACTAGTAACAGCAAGTACTCGAGCAATAATGACAGCTGTGGCCGCTTAGCTAAGAAACAAGaggaaaaatgaaagaagTGTCGTCAACAGCAGAGAGGACATTGTGCATGCAGCCCCGTATTTTTCACTTCCAGTGAACCACTGTCAAGGTCAGTGCCTGGAAAAATGATACTCAACTCACCATTACGTAAAAGCATTGGGTGAGATCTACCATACCATCCCAAATGACAACGAACGAAATAATTCGCCTCGATATAGCTTCAAATGATACAGACACCTCGTGCTTTGTGCACCTGATCAGCAGCCATATTTTGGGGGACCAAAGAATAGATCTCACTAGATCATTTTAAACGAGTAGTACCAATTTTAAATAAGTACTCTCCACACATTACAGATTCACAGCATCCAAAAGTAAACTCGCCTTTACCAGCAATTGCATATCGCTATTACTTTTCTTCTTTATAATCATTTCCTAATCATAATGGACTAGCATCAATCACAAGGCTACAGCTAAGATAAGAAGGAAGGACTAGGCTTTGCTTGGAAATAAAGCATTTCATATTTCATAACTTTATTTGAGCACCACTTACAGtggacaaaaaataaatgctcAGTCACTGAAGCATCCTTCTGCCTTCTCCATGGCTTTTGACTTGTGCAGAATTTCTAACCACCTTGAATATGACACCAGGAAAAGTCAGTTCATGCGATGTGCGATCTGCTTCAGTCAGCGGATCTCTCCAAATAATTTCCATTATTTGTCACTGATTTCTTTCAGTAATCAGAAAATTGTACAATGATACAGATCACATTGCCAACGCTCTTAACTTACACATCTAAACTAATGCCCTGGTGTGCCTTGTGATCTAGGCTCTTACATGTTACAACTAATGCTACAAAACTGGAAGGTTAATGGTACACGGTCACGCCCCAAGAGAGTTCGTAGGAGCACCAGATTACGAAAGGCATGGTGCACATTCTGCGTTCAATCTCCAGTCCCTTGGAAAGCACACGCAGCCACGCAGGCTACAAACTCGAAAGGCACAGCCGCACAGGCATGCCAATCAATGTTGGTTCCTCCCCTTTGTTCTTCAGAGTGAGCTTAAATGTTAtcatcgtcgtcatcatcatccatAAGTTCATCTGGGAGGTGTACTTTCTCCATTGCAGACTGCCAGACAATAGATGAGCATGGACATGTGACTCAGTTATCCAAACGCGGATGAATTCCAGCAGTGAGATTAGAATGGTAATGGTAAGACACTAAAATTGAggacaaaattttaactagCAATGATTGCTGGACCACCCTTAGGAAGAGACACCAAGATAAgttctttaaaataatttagtgcAGGAAACAAAATGGGGGTGGAGGGAGGCAGGTGGAACTTTGGGAATGGGATAAGAAAAGATAGTGTACTATACCTTAATTAAAGCAACGTCAGCAGCAGGAGGCTTTAAATCCAGGGCAATGCCAAAGCAAAATACAGCTTTGTCAAGAATATTAAGTTGCTTGTAAATCTTCCCCATCAGTGCATACATGCTACTCTCGTGAGGTGCAATTTCCTTTAGCCGTTCCAACTCATCCAAAGCTTCAGGGTATTTTTGCAGGCCGAGAAGGATTAGGGCCTTTTGATACTTGGGGAGTGGATTCTTCTTGTCAGCAAATATAGCCTTCTCCATCATTTCCAAAGCTTCCTCATTCCTCTGATAAGTTCGTATTCAGAAAGAAGGCTCAAAGTTAATCACTGTCCAGATAATGATGAAAATTCTAGTTTTCAGGGGAAAGGGAAAccaaaaattagtttatggTGTTATATCACCTTTAATGCATGCAAGGCCATCCCAAGATAACACATAAGAACAGAAGAGCAAGGATTTATCTGGAATGCCCTTCTGAAATGATGCTCAGCAAACTCAAACTTTTCCTGGCGAAGGTACACCACTCCAAGGCCATACCAGGCATTGTAGTGTCTTTCGTCTACCTGGAGTGCCGAGCGGTATAGTTTTATGCTGTTCTCATAATCCTCCAATGCAGAATACCTATAGTTCCAAGTAATTGCAGAATGGTTAGAAAATTTAACAGGTCTTTCAAATATTAACACATGATGAGAAGCTCATAGGTGCACTAGTTATAAGATGCTGTGAACGAAAACATACTCATGACCGCATAGCGTGTGAGCGTATGCAACTCTTGAATCAAGCTGTACAGCACGTTGAAAATTCTTCAAGGCAGTCTCGTGATCTTTCCTCAAGGCAAAACAATTTCCTACTGCACACCTTTTGCACATTTCAAAACAGATCCATTAGAAAAAGTAACACAGTATTATGTCAGCTTGAAAACATTTCCACTAAAGATCTGTAATTGCCTCCTTCATTCATCCAGATGTTTTGCAACATATCAAGACAAAGTTAACATGGTCTGCCCAACAAAATCAATCAACTAGATATGTTGCTTTAATCATCTAGTGAAGTTTACTTTCAGTAAACCCCATTTTCAGAGTTTTGTTTTGGCATCTGGTTCGAAATATATTCACTTTCTGGGCACAAGAGGACAAACCATGCTTGGGGAGATAGTCGATCAATAGAAACAAGCTCTTGAGCAAGGTAACTTAGCCGCATTTCCTCATTCAAATGCTgtaaaagagaaataaaaatggtGAATTTCAGGCTAAAGGTGGGAATAAAGTAGCCAGGTACAAAAGCAGTTAGTTCACTCACATAAAGAACAGTGGAGTAAATGTCCATTCCTTCCAATGTACATGGTGATAATCGATGTGCTAACTCAAAGAAACGATCAGCTTCTAAATAATTGACCAGTTCAAAATATGCCTTCCCAACCTGCACAGTTGACCAAAATTAAAACAGTTTTTAATTGCCAAAAGAACCAAAGTTACAGGGTACAGTTTATATCTGTACAGTGGAAAAATATTAtggcatgattttttttcattaagttGAGTATATAAAACTGGTAACTAAATACTAGACCTAGACCTAGAGTGACTCACCTGAAAGTATACATTACTATGCTGTGTAACTGGAAATTCCAGCAAACAATCAGCATGCAGGGTCAATGTTCAACTACAATTCAAGCTATcgatttattattttaccaGTGTCATTTCTTGAGATTGACTCAAGTAATATATCTACAAATACTGAAATACATCATGAATTCATCACATTATCACTTACCAGGTTGATTTAAATAAGCTAGTTTGTCCAAAAACAAATGAAGGAAACAAGTTTGTTATCCATTACCACACAGATATTGAATCATTAGAGTACCAAAGCCTCATGCCCTCATGAATAACGTAGATACACTCATACAAAACCAGTGTTCTAAAAGTCAGGCCAAGGCACTCGGTAGCCGCCCGATTAGGCATTAGATGGTCAATTAGGCGGCTAACTATCCATGGAGGCTCTCGTGCAGCTATTTTTAGTGTTCTATGGTCTAACTTATATGTCATATACTTGCTAATTGCTTGGAATTCACTGGTCATGTTGGACTAGCACCAGCTACAGCTAAGCACCAACTCTGCAGACCCTAAAAGATTACAGGATTTGCATTACAAAATCAAAAGCATTAAGATAACCGTCAACCATTTTGCATGGGCTGTACCTGGCATAGAACCCATCCAGTATTAAATTGTGGCTCTGGGAGTTTTCTGTATACTTCCAACGCTTCCTGATCATATAGTGAATGAAATCAACCACATAACAGGATGGTAGGTTCATGTCCGACACAAACATCATAAACGTACCTGACACTTAAATAAGCAAGAAAACCTATACCCTTCCCCTAATGTCCGCAAGAGTGTCAATAGCTCCCTGATACCAACCGCTAGTTTGGAGTCTTGTGACTGAACTCGTTCAGATTTATCTTGCTCGCAATATCTTCCATCTACTGTAATTGCAGAAGACGAAGTTGCAGTCACATTGTCTGTCCACATTTCATCAATGTGATACCTGTTTCCTGAGATTCAGAAGGGGCAATAAACCCATTGTGAATATATTATGAATGTACCATTCATATAGAGCAACCTGATGCGATTACTatgataattatattttcacaaactatgtaattatgatatagaaaaagaaaagttgaATGGATTGGATGATCCAGTATCCAGTGAAGGAGAAGGATTTGGGGTTGTTTAGGTCGTAAGTTCTAGAACCCTCAAAGCAGGGTTCATGGTGAAAAGGAGTTTCTTTCAATATTTTATCACAATAATCAGGAAACTTTTATCTATATGAGCGAAAAGTTCAAACAAGCAAGGAAACATTAAAAATGTATGAATCTggatgtaaatatttatttattttagcaaTACTGATGCAAAATACATAGCCAAATAAAAAGGACAATCAATTCTGCAGTCATAtgctacatataaaataaattttaaaaaatgatatcaGAGGAATACTTCAAGAGTTGAACGGAAGGCTGATAATGTTCTGGTGATATGATAGATGCTTTAAATTTCAGCCCAATAATACATATGCTTTTAAAAGGTATGAATTAACAAAATGAACAGCCAATAAATTGAGTAAGTAGTAATATGATGTTTCTTAGCATCCTAAATGCCTTAGTTGCGGCATGGTCAGAATTTTACTTTCCAAGTAAAACTAACAAAGTATGAAAAAAGAagttacaaaaaatacaatctTGGTGAGTTGGTTCAACTAATGTGAACCCATGGCACATGAACAGGTAGATCTTGATTGCACAGGGTGTACAACAACATATCAACCATGTTTTTGCTTAGTGTATATAATTTGATGAGCCATCCATGTCGAAATGATAATCACCTTCATCAAAATTTTCTGTGGCTTGCGGTTTCCCTTTCCTAACTTGCACGGAACGTAGGGCTGTTGAACACAATTTTGATGGTGTGGACGAGTTTACTCGCAATTTACCTGACGAGTTATCTGTTCCATTCCCTCCAAAATGAGAGATATTTGAGTTCGAGTTTATTGTTGTATCTCTAGAAAGTCTTGCACTTCTTCGAGGAACTGAATCACTACTCTGATTAAACAGCCTTCCAGAAACCTGAGAAAATAATCTTTAAGTCTAGCATCATCACgagccaaatttaaaatatgggACAAACATGGTATACATAATAACAGAAAATAAGTGTATAGTGCATACAGCTAGACCTCAAAGCAACAGAGCAATAGAAACATAGGTCCAATATTAGAAGAGATAAGCTCCAACGAAggcaataataaataaaagataaaaagaatgaatttaaaaaaaattagttggtTCCACAGTTCGTACTATATCATGGatgcaataaataaaacaaaaaatatgctAGTATCCCACTATTATTGCGCAAAAAAAACTGCTGATGGGAATTGAAGAGGGTAAGGGAATAGGCATAGGTAGAAAATGAGGCAGCAACCTAGCAGCTAGAGTGTTACATTACCACCATCAGAGATGTACTGTAAGGTATTAACAAATCAGCTATTATCAGGTACACGTTCTTACCACCAGGACTGGGTGTTGGTACAAAATTGACTGGTACTGTCGGATGGAACTATAGCCAGTGAATCTTAATTAATAAGCAATACAAactaacaaacaaacaaataaaaagaagactGCAATTACAAGCTTTGAGTGCAGACGCAGTTAAGCAGTAGCAAGGGATCGACATCCTGAATCCTGATGAAGGGGCATGACTGGAATACTATAGGCTGTAAGTGCAATGAGACAATGATAGTATGATATTAATGCATTAGCAATCAACTCTAGTATGTGCAGCTGGAAAAGATCAGCACACAGCAAAGCAATCATAACTATGTGGTTTACTCCAAATACCATATCATATTCTGAGAGATTAATGTAACAATTTTAAATACTGAAATAAGA contains the following coding sequences:
- the LOC102699794 gene encoding ctenidin-3-like — protein: MGQRRRAPWLGLLFLAAGALLLRLALVEEAAASAVPTSNGGVEEGDDDAVLRKDDRTVDGHVGDVKRQRSVRGWGTWGGGGGGGGSGGENSGGDNADAGDGSGEGDGGGGGGGDSVNKAGPGPSICTGHRCKQDRYGKLRQ
- the LOC102700070 gene encoding cell division cycle protein 27 homolog B isoform X2; translation: METLMVDRVHSSLRLFMHRNAVFLCERLCAQFPAETNVQLLATCYLHNNQPYAAYHILKGKKLPESRYLFAMSCFRMNLLREAEETLCPVNEPNMEVPSGATGHYLLGLIYRYTGRVAAAAEQFVQALTLDPLLWAAYEELCILGVAEDANECFSDTTALRLQQELTSTSNVEKPNIVNENRFLYSNVSASLGDSPKQIKQLHANTTEVSGYPHVKSSALHVQNGAPSNLSQFDTPSPTATQASGIAPPPLCRNMHAYQNTTGGNAPSKPKINALNLTHRRKYLDEAGLKKVSGRLFNQSSDSVPRRSARLSRDTTINSNSNISHFGGNGTDNSSGKLRVNSSTPSKLCSTALRSVQVRKGKPQATENFDEGNRYHIDEMWTDNVTATSSSAITVDGRYCEQDKSERVQSQDSKLAVGIRELLTLLRTLGEGYRFSCLFKCQEALEVYRKLPEPQFNTGWVLCQVGKAYFELVNYLEADRFFELAHRLSPCTLEGMDIYSTVLYHLNEEMRLSYLAQELVSIDRLSPQAWCAVGNCFALRKDHETALKNFQRAVQLDSRVAYAHTLCGHEYSALEDYENSIKLYRSALQVDERHYNAWYGLGVVYLRQEKFEFAEHHFRRAFQINPCSSVLMCYLGMALHALKRNEEALEMMEKAIFADKKNPLPKYQKALILLGLQKYPEALDELERLKEIAPHESSMYALMGKIYKQLNILDKAVFCFGIALDLKPPAADVALIKSAMEKVHLPDELMDDDDDDDNI
- the LOC102700070 gene encoding cell division cycle protein 27 homolog B isoform X1, with translation METLMVDRVHSSLRLFMHRNAVFLCERLCAQFPAETNVQLLATCYLHNNQPYAAYHILKGKKLPESRYLFAMSCFRMNLLREAEETLCPVNEPNMEVPSGATGHYLLGLIYRYTGRVAAAAEQFVQALTLDPLLWAAYEELCILGVAEDANECFSDTTALRLQQELTSTSNVEKPNIVNENRFLYSNVSASLGDSPKQIKQLHANTTEVSGYPHVKSSALHVQNGAPSNLSQFDTPSPTATQASGIAPPPLCRNMHAYQNTTGGNAPSKPKINALNLTHRRKYLDEAGLKKVSGRLFNQSSDSVPRRSARLSRDTTINSNSNISHFGGNGTDNSSGNRYHIDEMWTDNVTATSSSAITVDGRYCEQDKSERVQSQDSKLAVGIRELLTLLRTLGEGYRFSCLFKCQEALEVYRKLPEPQFNTGWVLCQVGKAYFELVNYLEADRFFELAHRLSPCTLEGMDIYSTVLYHLNEEMRLSYLAQELVSIDRLSPQAWCAVGNCFALRKDHETALKNFQRAVQLDSRVAYAHTLCGHEYSALEDYENSIKLYRSALQVDERHYNAWYGLGVVYLRQEKFEFAEHHFRRAFQINPCSSVLMCYLGMALHALKRNEEALEMMEKAIFADKKNPLPKYQKALILLGLQKYPEALDELERLKEIAPHESSMYALMGKIYKQLNILDKAVFCFGIALDLKPPAADVALIKSAMEKVHLPDELMDDDDDDDNI